One stretch of Bacillus kexueae DNA includes these proteins:
- the rnmV gene encoding ribonuclease M5, producing the protein MKKIKEIIVVEGRDDTVAIKRAVDADTIETNGSAVNDETIEKIRLAQEKRGVIIFTDPDFPGEKIRKTITEKVKGCKHAFLPRHEAKAKKGKGLGVEHATIEAIRLALESVKEEMIEEPSQIEYEDLLNAGLLGGAHAKRRRERLGELLKIGYTNGKQLQKRLQMFQISKEDFEMALKVIIQEEQSNE; encoded by the coding sequence ATGAAAAAAATAAAAGAAATTATTGTAGTTGAAGGTCGAGATGACACAGTGGCTATTAAACGTGCTGTTGACGCCGATACTATTGAAACAAATGGTTCAGCTGTTAACGATGAAACTATTGAAAAAATTAGGCTAGCGCAAGAAAAAAGAGGGGTCATTATTTTCACGGATCCTGATTTTCCTGGTGAAAAAATTCGAAAGACCATAACGGAAAAAGTAAAAGGCTGTAAGCATGCTTTTCTTCCTCGTCATGAAGCGAAAGCGAAAAAAGGAAAAGGCTTAGGAGTGGAACATGCTACAATAGAAGCTATAAGGCTTGCGTTAGAAAGTGTAAAAGAGGAAATGATTGAAGAGCCAAGTCAAATTGAATATGAAGATTTACTAAATGCAGGGCTTTTAGGTGGTGCTCATGCGAAAAGAAGGCGTGAGCGGCTAGGTGAATTACTTAAGATTGGATACACAAACGGAAAGCAATTACAAAAGCGACTACAAATGTTTCAAATATCTAAAGAGGATTTTGAAATGGCATTAAAAGTGATCATTCAGGAGGAGCAATCAAATGAATAA
- a CDS encoding ubiquitin-like domain-containing protein, with amino-acid sequence MISKIQNLLGNLSKKKKLILSAVGVCLLGASTTYGMYEGTKESVTVQVDGKKETIRTHADTVEELFEDLDIEIKEQDYVSPSKDAKILENMSIIYKEAKPVNLVVNDERRTIWTTAQTVEELLNEENISFKEHDKVEPALETQIQDDMTLNVKHAIQLSVNVGGDTQQVWSTSTTVADFLEEHEIQLNELDKVEPELSAKLQDINEVIVTRVEKVTDVVEESVAYNVVERKDQNLERGKEKVVQPGKKGTVENHYEIILENGKEVARELIKSVTKTESVDKIVAVGTKAPPQTTTVSRSTSTSSSEFYVVATAYTASCSGCSGVTATGYNLKANPQAKVIAVDPSVIPLGSKVYVEGYGYAVAADTGSAIKGNKIDVFFADKSTAYRWGRKTVKIRVLN; translated from the coding sequence GTGATTTCAAAGATACAAAATTTACTAGGAAATCTCTCAAAGAAAAAGAAACTAATCCTCTCCGCTGTTGGTGTATGTCTACTTGGAGCAAGTACTACATACGGAATGTATGAAGGTACAAAGGAATCTGTTACAGTTCAAGTTGATGGAAAGAAAGAGACCATTCGAACACACGCAGATACAGTAGAAGAACTATTCGAAGATTTAGATATAGAAATAAAAGAACAAGATTATGTATCACCATCTAAAGATGCGAAGATCCTTGAGAACATGAGCATCATTTACAAGGAAGCTAAGCCAGTCAACTTAGTGGTAAATGATGAGCGAAGGACCATTTGGACAACAGCTCAAACAGTGGAAGAGTTGCTCAATGAAGAAAATATATCCTTCAAAGAGCATGATAAGGTTGAACCAGCTCTAGAAACACAAATTCAAGATGATATGACGTTAAATGTAAAACATGCAATACAACTTTCCGTAAATGTTGGCGGAGATACACAACAAGTTTGGTCAACTTCGACTACGGTCGCTGACTTTTTAGAAGAGCACGAGATTCAGCTAAACGAATTAGATAAGGTCGAACCTGAGTTATCAGCTAAGTTGCAAGATATTAACGAAGTAATTGTTACAAGAGTGGAAAAAGTCACCGATGTAGTGGAAGAATCCGTAGCATATAACGTTGTAGAAAGAAAAGATCAAAATTTAGAGCGTGGAAAAGAGAAAGTTGTTCAACCGGGTAAAAAAGGAACAGTTGAAAATCATTATGAAATAATTTTGGAAAACGGGAAAGAAGTTGCGCGAGAGCTTATCAAGTCTGTAACGAAGACAGAGAGTGTTGACAAAATTGTGGCGGTAGGAACAAAAGCTCCACCACAAACAACAACGGTCTCACGAAGCACATCTACATCCTCTAGTGAGTTTTATGTTGTTGCAACTGCTTATACCGCTTCGTGTAGCGGATGTTCAGGGGTAACTGCTACAGGGTATAATTTGAAAGCAAATCCTCAAGCAAAAGTAATTGCAGTAGATCCGAGTGTTATTCCTTTAGGATCAAAAGTATATGTAGAAGGTTATGGTTATGCAGTAGCGGCCGACACCGGCTCAGCGATTAAAGGGAATAAAATTGACGTGTTTTTTGCTGATAAATCAACTGCATACCGATGGGGCCGCAAAACAGTGAAAATTCGAGTTCTTAATTAG